CTGTGGGCCACCACGCGAGCCCGCGATGGAACCCATCGCGGCAGCAGGCCCAGGTAATTCCCACGCTATGTGGATTGACTTGCGGTTTGATCATCGATACTCTTGCCGTGTGACGAGACATCGATCAAAGGAGAGAACGGTGGAAAAGGCCACGATCTCACCCAAGTTTCAGGTCGTCATCCCGCGATCCGTGCGGGAAAAGCTGAATCTGAAGCCGGGCCAGCAAGTGCAGGTGATCCCGTACGAGAACCGCATCGAATTCATCCCATTGCGTCCACCGCAGGAAATGCGCGGCTTCCTCGCTGGAATGTCTACTGATTTCCAGCGGGACCCCGACCGGCTGTGATCCACCGGGCCACTGGAGGCACTCGGAACGTCGTGGACTCATCCGGTTGGTTGGAGTACATGACCAATGGGCCGAACGCCAGCGCATTCGCTCCGTCCATCGAGGACATGGATCGCCTTGTGGTGCCGACGATCTCGGTGAGTGAGGTCTTTCGATGGGTACTCCGGGAGCGCGGAGAAAGCGATGGGCTTCAGGCTGCCGCGC
The nucleotide sequence above comes from Longimicrobium sp.. Encoded proteins:
- a CDS encoding AbrB/MazE/SpoVT family DNA-binding domain-containing protein — encoded protein: MEKATISPKFQVVIPRSVREKLNLKPGQQVQVIPYENRIEFIPLRPPQEMRGFLAGMSTDFQRDPDRL
- a CDS encoding type II toxin-antitoxin system VapC family toxin; protein product: MHRATGGTRNVVDSSGWLEYMTNGPNASAFAPSIEDMDRLVVPTISVSEVFRWVLRERGESDGLQAAALMQQGIVVELDSSLAMSAAKLGLAHKLPLADSVILATARAYGATLWTQDADFGGLPDVKFIPKAAAT